The window TTCACTTTCCGACGCAATTCATCCCAAATTTGGGGTAAATCATCAGGACCATAATTATTTTTCATGGTCACGGTGATCTGCGATAAACCTCGGCTGGATACAGAGTTAACTTCATCAACATAGGTTAACTGCTGAATGGCTTTTTCTATTGGATAAGTGACTTCTTCTTCAACTTGAAGAGGTGTGGCACCAGGGTACGCAGTTACCACCATCGCGTCTTTGATCGTAAACGCGGGATCTTCCAATCTTCCTAGCCCGAAGAAAGCCATTGTGCCGCCGATCAGGAAGATTAAGGTAATCATCCAACTAACGACTTTATTCTTGATAAAATAGGCTGCGATATCTTGTTTCATTATTGTCCAGCCTCCATGCTAATGACTTTAATTTGCTGTCCAGCGCGTAAACGGTTACCGCCCGCAACAACGATAGTTTCACCCTGCTCTATTCCAGATTGTACCCGAACACCTTCAGGTACAGCCGTATCCGTTGTTATACGGCGTTTCTCTACCGTCATATCTGCTTTCACTACCCATACAAATTTATTGGTAAGCACTAAGTCATCGCCATCTTCATTAAAAATGGCTTCCAACGGAACAACCGGTTCACCTTTTTTGTAAATATTCAGCTTTTGAGCATCAGCTCTTACTTCAACAGCCATACCATCTAAAATAAAGTTATCAGTAGGCATTGGCATGGTTAACGTTACAAGAAATGAACCAGATTCTGGATCGGGTTCCGTTGTGAATTCTTTCAACGTTGCCTTATATTCATTACCATTTGACGTAATGACTCTGGCGCCAGGCTGTGATACATCAATTTCAATTGCAGAACTTTTTGAATAGATTAAATCTGGCGCTTGAATATGAATATCCACCATTTTTGCGCTGTGAATATTCATGACCTGCTGACCTGCTTGCACATTCTCAAATTGTTCAATCGGTACACGAGAAATAACCCCATTAAATGGTGCTTTAATTTGTGTAAATTTCAAATTCAATTTTGCGATATTCAACCTTGCGCGTTCAATACGACGTTGCGCTTTTAATTCGTCAAATTGTGATTGGGCAATGTATCCATTTTCAACTAATTTTGCCGAACGGCGATACTGGCTATCAGCGACATTATATTTAGCCTGCGCATTATCAACTTCCAATCGGTAATCAAGGGGGTCCAGTTCTGCTAATAGCTGCCCTTTTTTTACCAAATCACCCGGCCTTACGTATATATGGGTAATTTCACCTTGGATTCTAAAAGATAAGCTCGATTTATCAGCAGCCGCAGCAACAGCTGGAAATGTTAATTGAGGGGCTTCTGCTGCCAATTCAACACTCTCAACATAAACGGGTTGAATACGTTGAACACTTTCGATAACAGGTTTTTCGCACCCCTGCAAAGCCAATGCAGATCCTATTGCTAGAACGATAAAGGATAGTTTTTTCATATTATAACCCTCGCTCCTTAATCCATTTCCGCACTTTCTGACCTTCTTGCAGCTGATTAATACCTGACGTTGCAATGATATCGCCGTCGTTTAGACCTTTAATTACGCGTCTTTTATCATCTAATTCAACTTGTGTTTTATGAACAATACCGTCTTTATCAACAAACCACACATACGTTGCATCACCGTCTTGCATTATGGCACGTTTGGAGATGGCACCTAGATTGCCTTGCGGAATTAAGACTCTGACTAAGCCCGCCATACCAGGAAGAATATTTCTCCCTTTTGGTCGTTCCATTGATAAGGTAACGGTGTAGCTCGATGTTTTTTTATCGGCTTCTGTATCTATTTCTTTAAATTGAGCAGGATAAGTTTCACCGGGAATGGTATCGAAGATAACACTTGGATTTTGATCGTATTGACCTTGAAAACGACTAAACAGGTGATCAGGCAATTGAAAAGTGACATTAATGATACCAGCACTTTGAATATGTAAAACGGGCTCTTTCATTATCACGTATTCATAATTTTCAATAAGTGATAACGATAAAGTACCATCATAAGGCGCGACGAGTGTGGCATAACCTAAGTTAGATTGCTGCTTACTTAATGCTGCTTTTGCTTGCTTCAAGGCTGCT is drawn from Photobacterium profundum SS9 and contains these coding sequences:
- a CDS encoding efflux RND transporter periplasmic adaptor subunit gives rise to the protein MKKLSFIVLAIGSALALQGCEKPVIESVQRIQPVYVESVELAAEAPQLTFPAVAAAADKSSLSFRIQGEITHIYVRPGDLVKKGQLLAELDPLDYRLEVDNAQAKYNVADSQYRRSAKLVENGYIAQSQFDELKAQRRIERARLNIAKLNLKFTQIKAPFNGVISRVPIEQFENVQAGQQVMNIHSAKMVDIHIQAPDLIYSKSSAIEIDVSQPGARVITSNGNEYKATLKEFTTEPDPESGSFLVTLTMPMPTDNFILDGMAVEVRADAQKLNIYKKGEPVVPLEAIFNEDGDDLVLTNKFVWVVKADMTVEKRRITTDTAVPEGVRVQSGIEQGETIVVAGGNRLRAGQQIKVISMEAGQ
- a CDS encoding efflux RND transporter periplasmic adaptor subunit, which codes for MGRIITATLLSCFILAGCGEKQVEVPEPDSRPVKLQTVMVGDNQTFRTFPAVVEAGDKAVLAFRVSGQLSSVDVKPGTDVKRGQTLATLSQDEFLLFVEQAQAIYELAYVQFKRDEELRKTNVVSELDYDTSKAALKQAKAALSKQQSNLGYATLVAPYDGTLSLSLIENYEYVIMKEPVLHIQSAGIINVTFQLPDHLFSRFQGQYDQNPSVIFDTIPGETYPAQFKEIDTEADKKTSSYTVTLSMERPKGRNILPGMAGLVRVLIPQGNLGAISKRAIMQDGDATYVWFVDKDGIVHKTQVELDDKRRVIKGLNDGDIIATSGINQLQEGQKVRKWIKERGL